From the Candidatus Zixiibacteriota bacterium genome, the window CAAATATGAGCGCAAATAAGGCGGCTAGTATTATTTCTATCTTATGAATCTTTAAGAAATTACTCAAGTCCATATTTTTTTGATATGCTAAATTTCTATAGCACCTTTAGTATCACAAGGGTGAAATCATCATACAAAGAGATGCCGTGCGCGAAGTTTTCGACTTCCCCGACGATAAGCTCCTTCAGCTCTTCGCTGGAAAGTTTCCTGTTTTCCAAAAGCAGCTCCAGGAGCCGGTCTTCTCCGAACATCTCCTGTTTCTCATTGAAATTCTCAGTTAGCCCATCCGAATAAAAGAAGACCAAGTCCTCAGGCTCAAATTGGACCTGCTCCATCTGGTAGGTTGCCTCAGGAAAGGGTCCTAAAATGAGCCCTCCTGTTTTGAGAAATTCCACTTTCTGGTTTTTGCGAATGACTATGGGATAGTTGTGCCCGGCATTGCAGTAGGAAAGTTTTCGGGTATGAGGATTGAACTCGCCGTAAAACATGGTGGCGAACCTGCCGTCGGAGACCGAAGAGGAGATGAGCTGATTTATGTTGGACATAGTTTCAGAAGGCTCGAATTTGTTTTTCATCATCGCCCTTAAAGAGGCGTGTAAGAGAGAGACCATCAAGGCGGCAGGAACACCTTTGCCAGAAGCATCAGCTATGGCAACCCCCAGGGAGCCATCAGACCTCTCTAAAAAGTCATAATAATCCCCTCCGACCTGATGGGCAGGCTGGGTATAAGCGGAAAGCTCAAAGGCTTTTCCCCTGGGAAAAGATTTAGGCAGAAGCCCGAGCTGGATTTGCTTTGCTACCAGAAGCTCCTCCTCTATCTTTTGTTTTTCTAAAGACTCCTGATAGAGACGGGCGTTTCTATAGGCGATCACGTACTGGTTAGCCAGGACCTTTAAAAGGGTTAAATCCTCATAGGTATATTTCAAACCGGTGATTTTTTTGGTTAAACCGAAAAAGCCGATAAACTCCTCAGAGCTATAAATCGGCACCATGAGAAAAACATCTGACTCAATCAGAGTTTTAAAAAGAGGAGTTTCAGCTCCAGGCTCCAGCTCATCTAAAAAAAAAGGCCGGTCCCTGGATTTGAGCTGTTCTATCAGACGGTCATCTTCGGGAAAGAAAAAGTCTTTATGCTCGGATAAAAGTGAAAATCTTTTATTTTTCGTCTCGCACAGGCAGAGGTAAACCTCCTCCACTAACATCTCCTTTTTCAAGGAGTCAAAGATCGTGCGGTTAAGCTCATCCAGATTCAAAATGGAGATTATCTTACGGCTGAACATCTCCATCATTATGCGGTAATCAGCCTTGTCTTTCATCAACAGCTTCTTTACCAACTCATCCATCCATCCCATAATCGGCTGGAAAAGGAATATAGCCAGTATCAGGTAACCTATCTCTAAGATGGGGACCCTGCGGCCTAAAAGGCTCTGCATCAGATTACTCAACTGAGCAATCAAAAGAAAATAGATTCCTAAAAGAAGGGCCGAGGTCAGGGAATAGACCAGACTCTGCCTTACCAGGGTCCTGATATCCAGAAAGCGGTAGCGGATGATTGCCCAAGCAATAGAACCTGCCCCGATCAGAAGAGCCGCAATGGTCAGTGCATATCCCAGTGTGTCAGGGATCCTCAAATTAGTCAGGGCAGGCAAGATAAAGGCGACCGCATAAAGTCCAGCAGCAGATCTAATGCCCCAGGTAACCAGTTGAGCCTGAGTTTTCAAGCGGCTCTGGGTCAGTTTTCTGGTTCCCCGGTAAAGGAAGAGAACCGCCAGGAAAAGATAGGTTAAGTTTATGATCGAAAAAAACTGTAGATGAAACCTGTAGATTACCTCCACCGAAAGAGAAAGGAATTTGAGAACGAAAGTTACCGGTTGGAGAATAAAACCTCCCAGTCCGGATACATTTTCCAGGGAGGAGAAATTGATGAGATTGCGTGGCTGGTACAGGAACAAGACCAGAAGGAGACGAAAGATGTGAGGCGTGAAAATCAGTATCTTGACCCGGGGATGTTTTTTCAAAAAAGGATTTTCCGCTGGAAAAATCAAGGAGAAAAGCAGAAGCTGGGGGAAGAAAAGCTCCCACAAGAAAAAGATATTGGTGTAGAAAACCGAAGTCGTAGATGCCAGCCCGCCAGCTTTAAGAATGGTTCCAAAGGCGGCAAAAACTGGGCCTGAGCCGGCAAAGAAAAGCATCAGGCTGGTTATCCGGTTCAGCCTTCCCCGGTAATCCTCGGACAAGATAGTAATACCCAGGAAAAAGAGGACTATGCCGCAGACCAGATAGACTGAAGCTACTAAAGTAAGGAGAATCACTTTATATCTTATTCCTTATTCTTCAAATACTTGGTGAGACGGACAATGGTTCCGCCTTCTGGCTTGAAGATGAAATCGACTTTGTCCATCAGAGACCGGACTATGAAAATCCCCCTTCCAACTTCCTTGAGCAGGTTTTCTTCGGTAATAGGGCAGGGGAGAGAGTTAAGGTCAAACCCTTTCCCCTCGTCCTCGACCTCTATGCAGATACAGGACTTATCGCAAATGAGCCGGAGGGTGACTTTTTTCTCAGGGTCTTTTTTATTTCCGTGCACTATGGCGTTATTGACCGCCTCGGTCACTGAAATCGCCACGTCGGCCAGCTGGTTTTTGTCCAGTTTTAATTTTCTTAATTTACCCTCCATGAAACTATCCACTTTGGCTAAGTAAAGCTGGGAGCTGGGGATTATAATCTGGTTTTTTCTGCGGATCACCTTAGTCATTTTCTTAAATAAAAAAAGGTAGGTTGATCGACCTACCTTTAGATCTGCATTAAGTTCTTTCCAAAATAAAAGAGAGTTTAATTGAAGCTTCCCACTGCCTGATCAACTGATTCAAAGGTCTCAAACACGGTTATGAGCTTGGTGATGGTCAAAAGGCTCTGGATTTTTTCGGTCACGTTAGCCAGTTTAAGCTCTCCGCCATTATTCCGCATGGTGGTCAGTCCGGAGATCAATATGCCCAGCCCAGTGCTGTTCATCCAATCTACTTTAGCCAGGTCGATTACAACCTTCTTTTTTCCCTGATTTATGAGCTCGTGCAGCTTGTCGTGCAAAAGGGTTGCATCCGGGCCTCCCATGATTTTGCCTTTGGGTTCTAAAATCACTATCCCTTTATCTTCACGCGTAGTCAATTTCATCTTCTCCTCCTAATTTTTTTTTACGCAGAACAAGATTCAGAGTTTCAAGTCAGGTTCATTTAAAGAGTGCCTTGATCTTTCCCCAGGTGGTGAGATTAAGCACTCCCATGGTGGTTAAGTTTATATCGATTTGAGGTGTTAAGTCGTTTGACGAGATCTGGAAAGTCGTGGCTCCTGAATAACCCTCGACTTTTAAGGATACGAATTCCTGGTCTTCCCAGCCTTCTTTTGCCGCAGTGGAGGGGTCATCCGCCGGAATGGAGAGAGTGTAGGCTCCTCCTCTGACTTCTTTCTCATCATACTTGACACCCTGAATGTAAGCCATAACTTTACGGCCATCCGGCACCAATTTCCCCTTATAATAGACCTTACCCGAAGGCTGGCAGGGGAAATTCGCGGAATGAACAAAAGCACCAATGCCCAGTGCCAGGTAAAAAATAATTAACCAGCCTATCCAGCTTTTTCTCAAAATCCTTTTTACCCCTCTCATAAAGGTCCTCTAATCTCTGTTTATTATAGAAATTATCGAAGGTTTGTCAAGGGAAATTAATCAGATTTTTGTAAAAAAATGCTTTTTCACCAGATGTTTGACCAAAATGAATTTTGACCGCGAAAACCTTTCTTTTCTGACCTTTTACTAACTTGTTTGTTTTCATATACCAAACAGCAAATAATGTTCCCGATATTAACTCCTTGAAAATCAAATAATTAACTTCAGAGAATTTCTTAAAACTTGTATGGCATTTGAACAAATCTCAAAACATTATCCTTTTTAATGAAAATTTTAGAGTTTGTTATTTCAAAATCGATTTATATGATAAAAAAAAGTCAAACATCGGCTTAATTTTTTTTGGTAGAAATCCTCTGGTAGAAATTCCAGAGTTTGAAGTAATTATTCGGTCCTAAAATGGCTTTGAGAAAACTCAGAAAGTTGCCCCTCAACTTCTTTTTCAGATAAAGCTTTTTGTCCTGATTAACAATGGAAATAAATTGTGAAAAGGGGTCATCAAATCGGAGAGAAATTCTCTTAAGCTCAAAAGGGTCGGTATTATTTTCGTTTAGTCCGAATTTGGAAGTGCAGATTCCTTTGTAGCCAAGCTCCTGCCCCATTCTCTTTACTTTAGAACTGTGATAACCACCAGGCAGACTCAAAAGATCAATTTTCTTCCCGGTGATTTCCTCCAGCACTTTTTTTGATTCCTGAAGCTCCAGTTTCAGTTCATTCTCATCCAGAGTCGATAGAAATTTGTGGGTTTTGCCGTGCGTGCCGAACTCCATTCCTGCCTGGCTCATCTTTTGAATCTGAGATTTACTCAGATGACCCGGTGTATCAATGAAATCGCTGGTTAAAAAAAATGTAGCTTTGAAACCGAGCTTTTCAAGTAGGGGGAAGGCTATAGTATAATCGGTCTGGTTTCCGTCATCGAAGGAGATTATCAAGCTTTTTTCCGGTAAGGAAGTTCTATTCTTTAAAGATTCCAATAACTGTTCCACAGAGATAGTGTTCCACTCCTCAGAATGCAAATACTCCAACTGTTTTATAAATTCCTCTTCTTTTAAGAGATAAACCCTTTCTTCTGAGTTTATCTTTGAGAGGTTCTCTTTCCTGGACAAAAGACGGTGATAAAGAAGGATTAAGGTTCTTCCCACGTCTCTTACCTCTTTCCCAATATAGGATTGAAGAAATAGTATCTGGAGTGCAAATCTTTAGGTTTGCCAGCAGAACTTCTCTTGTTCCTCAATAGGTTAAAACTAAAGCTAAAGCTTTACACTCCTGTATTTCTTTGTGCACGCCAGGTCCCCTCACCTGGCATGCTTTTAGTCGGGTCAGGGGACCCGACCACCACATCAATCGCTTGAGTCGGTACTTTTTAAAAAATTCTCACCTCCTGGATGGCTCCCAGATTATTTCTCTTTTTCCTGAGATAAATTTAACCCAGGCAAAAAGCAGGGCTAAGTTTACCAGATAAAAATAAAATATAGATTCGAAATAAGAAAAAATTCCTGCTGATTTTTTATTACTCAAAAAAAGCCAGTGAATCAGGACAATCAGAACGGTGAGAAGCTCAAATAGAAAAGTTAGTCTGAAAATCAGATGAGTGTGCAGCAGAAAAATATTGGTCAGGGACAAAAGCAAGAGCAAGAAAGGGGTAAGCCATCTCAACAGTTTATGGCTCAGAAGCTCCAGGCTGAAGATACCATACTTAAAAGGATTCAATAAAGAGAGCTCCGAGAAAAAGACCTCCAAGCCTCCTAAGGTGGTTCTACTTCTTCTTCTGAACTCCTCTTTGAAATCAGTGACTTTAGTGACAAAGGCAGTTGCCTCAGGCTCGGAGACCACCCTTTTTCCTTTTTTCACGACCTGAAGAGGAAGATAAAAGTCGTCTATAAGATCGTTCGGTATCTCGTTAACAAGCTCTTCCCTGATAGCATAAAGACACCCGCTCACCCCGGTCAGGTTTCCGCTTTGACTTTCCAGCCTTCTTAATTTCATCTCCAGGCCAACATAAAGCCCTTCCCCGGATTCAGACTTTTCTGAAAAAGCAGAGATGCTCCGGTCTTCTCCGCTTACACATCCAACATTTAGATCAGCGAAATTTCTGGCTATGTTTCTCAAAGAGTTTTCGCTCAAAAAGGTAGAGGCATCTGTGAAAAAGACCAGTTCAGTCTGAACATCTTTCAAGGCCAGATTTAAAGCCCTGGTCTTTCCTCCCCTTTTTCCCAGTCTGATAAGTTTTACCCCCTGGTCCTGGAATGATTGAGCGATCTCTTCAGTTCTGTCTGTGGATGAATCAGAGATGACTATTATCCTTAATTTTTCCTGAGGATAATCAAGTTTGAGGCAATTCTCCAGCTTACCTCTGATCACTTTCTCACCATTATATACCGGGATAAGAAGGGTTGCTTGAGGAAGATATTCCCCTTTTTGAACTGGAGTAGATCTGAAAAAAGAAATGATTTTCAGGAGAAGAAAATATCCCGAATAGGTGTAAAACAGCAAAAATACTAAAACTATAAAAAAAATAATCATCTCAGTATCTGGGAATAAAGCTCCTCGTAGTTTTTTATCATCGTTTCCCTGGAGAATTTCTCTTTAACCCTTTTTCTGCCCTCCTCTCCCATCTTTTTTCTTAGCTTTTCATCTTTTAAAAGCTGGACTATGGTCTCAGCCAACTTCTCCGGCTCGGCATAAGGGACGAGAAAGCCAGTCTTACCCTCTAGAACCAGCTCAGGATTTCCGCCCACCCTGGTGGCAATCACAGGCTTGCCTGATGCCATCGCCTCTAAAATTGAGATAGAACAGCCTTCCAGACGGGAGGATAAGATGAAGATGTCCATAAGGTTTAAAAGAGAAGGGATGTCATCTCGATGTCCCAAGAGCAAGACCTTATTCTCCAGTCCCAGTTCAGCCCTCAGTTTGAGCAAATTGGATTTAAGCTCACCCTCTCCGATTATCAAGAGCTTAGCCTGAGGAAAAAAAGGAGAGACTTTGGAAAAAGATAGAATCAGCGTGTGATGGTCTTTGACTTCTCTCAGGTTGCCCACATTCCCCAGGATAAGGTTTTCCTTTGAAAGGTTTAACTCCTTTCTGAGCTTTTCCTGGTCAAACTTTTTTTCGAATCTGCTGGTATCGATCCCGTTATAAATCAGCTTTATTTTTTGAGGGAGCAGTTTGAGGTCTTTTTTCAGCAGATTCTGTATATCTTTAGAGACCGCCACGATCTTCTGGACGTGGCTGATCAAAACCTTATAGGAAAGCCTCCTGGTCCACTTCTCGAAGATGTAATACCGGTTATGGACTGTGGCGAGCA encodes:
- a CDS encoding SpoIIE family protein phosphatase, with the translated sequence MILLTLVASVYLVCGIVLFFLGITILSEDYRGRLNRITSLMLFFAGSGPVFAAFGTILKAGGLASTTSVFYTNIFFLWELFFPQLLLFSLIFPAENPFLKKHPRVKILIFTPHIFRLLLVLFLYQPRNLINFSSLENVSGLGGFILQPVTFVLKFLSLSVEVIYRFHLQFFSIINLTYLFLAVLFLYRGTRKLTQSRLKTQAQLVTWGIRSAAGLYAVAFILPALTNLRIPDTLGYALTIAALLIGAGSIAWAIIRYRFLDIRTLVRQSLVYSLTSALLLGIYFLLIAQLSNLMQSLLGRRVPILEIGYLILAIFLFQPIMGWMDELVKKLLMKDKADYRIMMEMFSRKIISILNLDELNRTIFDSLKKEMLVEEVYLCLCETKNKRFSLLSEHKDFFFPEDDRLIEQLKSRDRPFFLDELEPGAETPLFKTLIESDVFLMVPIYSSEEFIGFFGLTKKITGLKYTYEDLTLLKVLANQYVIAYRNARLYQESLEKQKIEEELLVAKQIQLGLLPKSFPRGKAFELSAYTQPAHQVGGDYYDFLERSDGSLGVAIADASGKGVPAALMVSLLHASLRAMMKNKFEPSETMSNINQLISSSVSDGRFATMFYGEFNPHTRKLSYCNAGHNYPIVIRKNQKVEFLKTGGLILGPFPEATYQMEQVQFEPEDLVFFYSDGLTENFNEKQEMFGEDRLLELLLENRKLSSEELKELIVGEVENFAHGISLYDDFTLVILKVL
- a CDS encoding ATP-binding protein, whose protein sequence is MTKVIRRKNQIIIPSSQLYLAKVDSFMEGKLRKLKLDKNQLADVAISVTEAVNNAIVHGNKKDPEKKVTLRLICDKSCICIEVEDEGKGFDLNSLPCPITEENLLKEVGRGIFIVRSLMDKVDFIFKPEGGTIVRLTKYLKNKE
- a CDS encoding STAS domain-containing protein — encoded protein: MKLTTREDKGIVILEPKGKIMGGPDATLLHDKLHELINQGKKKVVIDLAKVDWMNSTGLGILISGLTTMRNNGGELKLANVTEKIQSLLTITKLITVFETFESVDQAVGSFN
- a CDS encoding polysaccharide deacetylase family protein; the encoded protein is MGRTLILLYHRLLSRKENLSKINSEERVYLLKEEEFIKQLEYLHSEEWNTISVEQLLESLKNRTSLPEKSLIISFDDGNQTDYTIAFPLLEKLGFKATFFLTSDFIDTPGHLSKSQIQKMSQAGMEFGTHGKTHKFLSTLDENELKLELQESKKVLEEITGKKIDLLSLPGGYHSSKVKRMGQELGYKGICTSKFGLNENNTDPFELKRISLRFDDPFSQFISIVNQDKKLYLKKKLRGNFLSFLKAILGPNNYFKLWNFYQRISTKKN
- a CDS encoding glycosyltransferase family 2 protein → MIIFFIVLVFLLFYTYSGYFLLLKIISFFRSTPVQKGEYLPQATLLIPVYNGEKVIRGKLENCLKLDYPQEKLRIIVISDSSTDRTEEIAQSFQDQGVKLIRLGKRGGKTRALNLALKDVQTELVFFTDASTFLSENSLRNIARNFADLNVGCVSGEDRSISAFSEKSESGEGLYVGLEMKLRRLESQSGNLTGVSGCLYAIREELVNEIPNDLIDDFYLPLQVVKKGKRVVSEPEATAFVTKVTDFKEEFRRRSRTTLGGLEVFFSELSLLNPFKYGIFSLELLSHKLLRWLTPFLLLLLSLTNIFLLHTHLIFRLTFLFELLTVLIVLIHWLFLSNKKSAGIFSYFESIFYFYLVNLALLFAWVKFISGKREIIWEPSRR
- a CDS encoding glycosyltransferase; this translates as MNKVRKILHLNNTSSMGGAEQVILDLAAFTDPEKFKSYVSAFREGELVSEMRRRDIRFVWLKESTQVYDYRFLKNITRLVRESRIDLIHSHTWGTDFYGYWASKILGIPMLATVHNRYYIFEKWTRRLSYKVLISHVQKIVAVSKDIQNLLKKDLKLLPQKIKLIYNGIDTSRFEKKFDQEKLRKELNLSKENLILGNVGNLREVKDHHTLILSFSKVSPFFPQAKLLIIGEGELKSNLLKLRAELGLENKVLLLGHRDDIPSLLNLMDIFILSSRLEGCSISILEAMASGKPVIATRVGGNPELVLEGKTGFLVPYAEPEKLAETIVQLLKDEKLRKKMGEEGRKRVKEKFSRETMIKNYEELYSQILR